Below is a window of Georgenia soli DNA.
TGGGCTGCGCGCCGGGCGGGACGGCGTCGAACGTCGTGACGTACCTGGCCAAGGGCGACACCGCGCTGTCCGTGACGATGACGTCCGTCTCGACGCTGCTGGCCCCGCTCCTGACCCCGGTGCTCACGCTGTGGCTCGCCGGGCAGTACATGCCCGTCGACGGCGTCGGCATGGCGAAGTCCATCCTGCAGATCGTTCTCGTCCCGGTGGCGCTGGGCCTGGTGGTGCGCGCGCTGCTCCCGCGCGTGGTGACCCGTGCGCTGCCGGTGCTGCCGTGGATCTCGGTGATCGCGATCACTCTCGTGGTCGTCGCGGTCGTCTCCCGCAGCGCGGACAAGATCGTCGAGGCGGGCCTGCTCGTCCTCGCGGCCGTCGTGCTGCACAACTGCCTCGGGTACGCGATCGGCTACGGCTTCGCCGCGGTGACGAAGCAGCCCGAGCGGGTGCGGCGCACGGTCGCCGTCGAGGTCGGCATGCAGAACTCGGGGCTCGCGGCCGGCCTGGCCGCCACCTACTTCGGCCCGCTCGCCGCGCTACCGGGTGCCGTCTTCTCGGTGTGGCACAACGTCTCCGGCGCGATCCTGGCGGCCGTGCTCCGGCGTCGTCCGCTCGCCCCCGAGCCGGCGCGCGCCACCGAGGCCGTCGCCTCCTGAGGGAGCCGATCCGCACGTGCGCCGGGCGATGCGCACGCGAGCGGTGTCCGTTCTGTGTCAGTCTTTGGCGATGACCGACCTCCCACGCCTGGCCGTGCGCCGGACGGTGTCGACGACGCTTCCGACGGAGCACGGGACCTTCTCGATGCACGGGTACGACGGCGCCGGCGGCCTGGGCCACGTCGCACTGGTGATGGGCGACATCGCCGGCGAGGGCGTGGACGACGTCGCACCGCTCGTCCGCGTGCACTCCGAGTGCCTCACGGGTGACGCGTTCGGCTCCCGCCGCTGCGACTGCGGCGAGCAGCTGGACGCGGCGCTGGCCGCGATCGCCCGCGAGGGCCGCGGTGCCGTCGTGTACGTGCGCGGCCACGAGGGGCGCGGCATCGGCCTCCTGGCGAAGCTGCAGGCGTACGCCCTTCAGGACGCCGGCCTGGACACGGTGGACGCCAACCTCGAGCTGGGGCTGCCCGCCGACGCGCGCACGTACGACGAGGTGGCCGACATCCTCCACGACCTCGGCGCCACGCGGGTG
It encodes the following:
- a CDS encoding bile acid:sodium symporter family protein, yielding MTTHTAGTTSGPNAEDRSARVAVTLFPLLILAGAGIAFLRPGTFTPLGDAINPLLGVIMFGMGLTLTLPDFRLVVTRPVPVLLGVVAQYSIMPLLGLGVSWVLQLPPELAAGVILVGCAPGGTASNVVTYLAKGDTALSVTMTSVSTLLAPLLTPVLTLWLAGQYMPVDGVGMAKSILQIVLVPVALGLVVRALLPRVVTRALPVLPWISVIAITLVVVAVVSRSADKIVEAGLLVLAAVVLHNCLGYAIGYGFAAVTKQPERVRRTVAVEVGMQNSGLAAGLAATYFGPLAALPGAVFSVWHNVSGAILAAVLRRRPLAPEPARATEAVAS